A genome region from Rhizophagus irregularis chromosome 14, complete sequence includes the following:
- a CDS encoding uncharacterized protein (SECRETED:cutsite_YVA-TP; SECRETED:prob_0.3869); SECRETED:SignalP(1-22), with translation MKVSFTFILAIILAFLATNYVATPIEEFENGVVYERSEHKDKPKKYGKAGHGKLGKHNHGKLGKCLKYEFGKLGKCIKHEIGKCLKYEHKEHEHGMMGKHGKHEKHGKHGKHGKHGKHGKHGKYGKHGKNGKLGKLGKCIKFEIGKCIAYDLGKCLKYEHGKLGKFGKFGKFGKFGKFGKFGKFGKGKMHFKDYKDKPKYPKAKY, from the coding sequence atgaaagtcTCTTTCACTTTTATTTTGGCTATAATTTTAGCCTTTCTTGCCACTAATTACGTCGCTACACCAAtcgaagaatttgaaaatggTGTTGTCTATGAAAGGAGTGAACATAAggataaaccaaaaaaatatggaaaagcTGGCCATGGTAAACTTGGAAAACACAACCATGGAAAACTCGGAAAATGTCTAAAATATGAATTTGGAAAACTTGGAAAATGTATTAAACATGAAATTggaaaatgtttaaaatacgAACATAAAGAACATGAACATGGAATGATGGGAAAACATGGAAAACACGAAAAACATGGAAAGCATGGAAAGCATGGTAAACACGGGAAACACGGAAAACACGGTAAATATGGGAAACATggaaaaaatggaaaactCGGAAAACTTggaaaatgtataaaatttgaaattggaAAATGTATAGCATATGACCTTggaaaatgtttaaaatatgaaCACGGAAAACTTGGAAAATTCGgaaaatttggcaaatttgGCAAATTCGGTAAATTCGGTAAATTCGGTAAATTTGGAAAAGGAAAAATGCATTTCAAAGATTATAAAGACAAACCAAAATATCCTAAAGCTAAATActag